One Dromiciops gliroides isolate mDroGli1 chromosome 3, mDroGli1.pri, whole genome shotgun sequence DNA segment encodes these proteins:
- the CSF3R gene encoding granulocyte colony-stimulating factor receptor produces the protein MWPRAWNLLGIVLLFHFSKGLQDCGDIRLSASVIHLGASITASCTVTPNCSSLAGVAKGILWKLDWEKLPEGWQYQREDGTLASNITLPHLNRPRAMLSCCLLVAGTPQIIGQAELQAGYPPQPPRNFSCIMNLTAQVLTCQWEPGPNTYLTTIFTLKSYNSRSKDNCQSRKQPLPDCVPRDGESQCSIPRSQLSMYQKIDIWVKAENVLGGAESPHLCINPMDVAKLEPPILQAAKARLGPGSSLPQPGCLQLKWEKGRMSKHVEQTCDLRYQRPGELSWVMVSPFLNSDSQHEGEYDLCGLLFATRYALQMRCVRWSLGGQLGGHWSDWSPSLELTTTERRPMVRLDVWWRQRVRKLSTMMMDIQLLWKPVATEESSTRIQGYLVFPSPRSQDGKSPPLCNTTELNCTFQLPEGDQEVTLTAYNTAGESPPTTIIFQECRGASLSSIHTSAPDAYSLWVGWEHPLGQTLPRAYVIEWCLAPAHQEDDCNGNWKTESNGGSTGTLLDENITPFHLYKITVSPLYHGAMGCPQHIYAYSQEKAPSHAPKLKLKHIGRTWAELEWEPGAPELGKSPITLYTVFWTNAQDKGFSIILNASSRSCTLQGLAPNSMYRVHLMASNQAGGINSTDLTVVTIALEEKDINVLLILISLFSVMTFCIISLVCLHKNHKMKNQFWPNVPDPAHSSLGQWIPTILPGETIHLSSLRDSAMPPVSKIIVLKEEEKKPPPQTRGTDEEAKNLPNLVQAYILQGDPFLPEPHPSSNDPIQYGKVMGNQGYQSQHRSPARLYLRTDSTQPLLADLTPSPKLYENMWFQRSPPGSRAPSSQGFPEEDIDDSAFLPHCPHGPLLDFPLLQGLRIEGADGLGSI, from the exons ATGTGGCCCAGGGCCTGGAACCTGCTGGGAATTGTTCTGCTCTTCCACTTCTCTAAAG GCCTTCAAGATTGTGGGGACATCCGTCTGTCAGCCTCTGTTATCCATCTGGGTGCCTCCATCACAGCTTCATGTACCGTCACCCCTAACTGCAGCAGCCTGGCTGGGGTAGCCAAGGGAATTCTGTGGAAGCTGGACTGGGAGAAGCTTCCTGAGGGTTGGCAATATCAGAGGGAGGATGGAACTCTGGCATCCAACATTACCCTCCCCCACCTCAACCGTCCCCGTGCCATGCTCTCCTGCTGCCTGCTTGTGGCAGGGACTCCCCAGATCATAGGACAGGCAGAGCTGCAGGCTGGCT ACCCCCCTCAGCCACCCAGAAACTTCTCCTGCATCATGAACCTCACAGCCCAGGTCCTCACCTGTCAGTGGGAGCCTGGCCCCAACACATACCTGACCACCATCTTCACTCTGAAGAGTTACAA CTCTAGGAGCAAGGATAACTGCCAGTCTAGAAAACAGCCCCTCCCAGACTGTGTCCCCCGAGATGGTGAAAGCCAGTGCTCCATCCCCCGAAGCCAGCTCAGCATGTACCAGAAGATAGACATCTGGGTGAAGGCAGAGAATGTGCTGGGAGGGGCCGAGTCTCCACACCTGTGCATCAACCCCATGGATGTGG CAAAGCTTGAACCCCCAATACTTCAGGCTGCTAAGGCCAGGCTAGGCCCAGGCTCCTCCTTACCCCAGCCTGGATGTCTCCAGCTAAAGTGGGAGAAGGGCAGGATGAGCAAACATGTGGAGCAGACCTGTGACCTTCGGTACCAGCGTCCTGGGGAGCTGTCCTGGGTCATG GTGTCACCCTTCTTGAATTCAGATTCCCAACATGAGGGAGAGTATGACCTCTGTGGCCTCCTTTTTGCCACCCGCTATGCCCTGCAAATGCGGTGTGTCCGTTGGTCCCtgggtgggcaactaggtggtcaCTGGAGTGACTGGAGCCCCAGCCTAGAACTCACTACCACAGAGAGAC GTCCCATGGTTAGACTGGATGTGTGGTGGAGGCAACGAGTACGGAAACTGAGCACTATGATGATGGACATCCAACTTCTCTGGAAG CCAGTGGCCACAGAGGAAAGCAGTACCAGGATCCAAGGCTATCTGGTCTTCCCGAGTCCTCGAAGCCAAGATGGGAAGTCCCCACCCCTCTGCAACACCACAGAGCTGAACTGCACCTTCCAACTGCCAGAGGGGGATCAGGAGGTCACCCTCACAGCCTATAACACAGCAGGAGAAtctccccccaccaccatcatcttccaGGAATGCCGAG GTGCTTCTCTGTCCAGCATCCACACCTCTGCCCCGGATGCTTACAGCCTCTGGGTAGGATGGGAACACCCCCTAGGCCAGACCCTCCCCAGGGCTTATGTGATAGAGTGGTGCTTAGCTCCAGCCCACCAAGAGGATGACTGCAATGGCAACTGGAAGACTGAGTCCAACGGCGGAAGCACTGGGACTCTGCTGGATG AGAATATCACGCCCTTCCATCTGTACAAGATCACTGTGTCCCCCCTGTACCACGGCGCCATGGGGTGTCCCCAGCACATCTATGCCTACTCCCAAGAAAAGG CCCCATCCCATGCTCCTAAGCTAAAGCTGAAGCACATCGGAAGGACCTGGGCAGAGCTGGAATGGGAGCCTGGAGCCCCAGAGCTGGGGAAGAGCCCCATCACCCTATACACTGTCTTCTGGACCAACGCTCAGGATAAGGGATTCT CCATCATCCTAAATGCCTCCTCTCGAAGCTGCACCCTCCAAGGCCTGGCACCCAACAGCATGTACCGCGTCCATCTCATGGCTTCCAACCAAGCTGGAGGCATTAATAGCACAGACCTCACTGTGGTGACCATAGCCCTCG AGGAGAAAGATATCAATGTGCTCTTGATCCTAATCAGCCTCTTCTCGGTGATGACTTTCTGCATCATCTCACTTGTCTGTCTTCATAAGAACCACAA GATGAAGAATCAATTCTGGCCAAATGTCCCGGACCCAGCCCATAGCAGCCTGGGCCAGTGGATCCCCACAATCCTTCCTGGG GAAACCATTCATTTGTCAAGCCTGAGGGACTCTGCCATGCCCCCTGTCTCCAAGATCATAGTcctgaaggaggaggagaagaagccaCCGCCACAGACAAGAGGGACAGATGAAGAGGCTAAGAACCTCCCTAACCTGGTCCAGGCTTACATTCTCCAGGGGGATCCCTTCCTACCAGAGCCCCATCCCAGCTCCAATGACCCCATCCAGTACGGGAAGGTAATGGGAAACCAAGGATACCAGAGTCAGCACAGATCCCCTGCCAGGCTCTACTTGCGCACGGATTCCACACAGCCCCTCCTGGCTGACCTCACCCCAAGCCCCAAACTCTATGAGAACATGTGGTTCCAGAGAagtccccctggatccagggctcCCAGCTCTCAAGGCTTCCCAGAAGAGGATATTGATgactctgccttccttccccactgCCCACATGGACCACTCCTTGATTTTCCCCTTCTGCAAGGTCTGAGGATTGAAGGAGCTGATGGACTGGGGAGCATTTAG